A single window of Nicotiana tomentosiformis chromosome 1, ASM39032v3, whole genome shotgun sequence DNA harbors:
- the LOC104120507 gene encoding probable E3 ubiquitin-protein ligase ARI8, whose amino-acid sequence MESDGDMYEDSDVESAGDDFYGDGDASDGVSDADDDDFIGNDPDDSDDLCAKKNYVVLSDDDIRRLMDDDISKVFSVLSISKIEASALLRRYNWSVSKVHEEWFADESKVREAIGLKINNKIIQSPELNSVICVICFEDYSSDGILASACGHPFCVECWRGYISNSLSDGSGCLNLRCPEPSCKVAVTQDMIDLLASDVDKKKYYGFLFRSYVEQNRKIKWCPAPGCNFAVEFDIGSDNCDVMCNCSHCFCWNCTDEAHRPVNCETVRKWKEKNRAESENTNWILAYTKPCPKCKRPIEKNEGCMRMTCRDPCKYQFCWLCLNSWSTHGYNPCNKYKPETEDEKKKEMARQSIVKYTHYYERWAANEKSRRKAVEDLRRMDEVNVKELSKLQRIPETQLKFILDAWNQIVECRRVLKWTYAYGFYFPNEEQTKRRFFEYLQGQAETGLERLHHCAEKELEIYLNVEESDSKAFYDFRRKLTGLTSVTKNYFENLVRALENGLEDVDSLNAK is encoded by the coding sequence ATGGAGTCCGACGGCGACATGTACGAGGACAGTGACGTAGAATCCGCCGGCGATGATTTCTACGGCGACGGAGACGCTTCCGACGGCGTCAGCGACGCCGATGACGACGATTTCATTGGTAATGATCCTGATGACTCCGATGATCTTTGCGCTAAGAAAAACTACGTCGTTTTGTCCGACGATGATATTCGTCGTCTCATGGACGATGATATCTCTAAGGTTTTCTCAGTTCTCTCAATTTCCAAAATTGAAGCATCTGCTTTGCTCCGACGGTATAATTGGAGTGTGAGTAAAGTTCACGAGGAATGGTTCGCTGATGAATCGAAAGTTCGAGAAGCTATTGGcttgaaaataaataataaaatcattCAATCTCCGGAATTAAATTCAGTAATTTGTGTAATTTGCTTTGAGGATTATTCATCCGATGGAATTTTGGCGTCTGCTTGTGGTCATCCTTTTTGCGTTGAATGTTGGCGAGGGTATATTAGTAATTCCCTATCTGATGGTTCTGGATGTTTAAATTTGCGATGTCCTGAACCATCTTGTAAAGTTGCTGTCACACAGGATATGATCGATCTTTTAGCATCcgatgttgataaaaagaagtATTATGGATTTCTTTTTCGTTCTTACGTTGAGCAAAACAGGAAAATTAAGTGGTGTCCTGCTCCGGGATGTAATTTCGCCGTTGAATTTGATATAGGGAGTGATAATTGCGATGTTATGTGTAACTGTTCCCATTGTTTTTGTTGGAATTGTACGGATGAAGCTCATCGACCCGTTAATTGTGAAACAGTGAGGAAATGGAAGGAGAAGAACAGAGCAGAATCGGAAAATACTAATTGGATTTTGGCTTACACAAAACCTTGTCCCAAATGCAAACGCCCAATTGAAAAGAACGAAGGGTGTATGCGAATGACATGTAGAGACCCTTGCAAGTATCAGTTTTGTTGGCTGTGCCTTAATTCTTGGTCAACTCATGGCTATAATCCGTGTAACAAGTACAAGCCGGAGACTGAAgatgagaaaaagaaagaaatggcAAGGCAATCTATTGTGAAATACACGCATTATTACGAGAGATGGGCTGCAAATGAGAAGTCGAGGCGAAAAGCTGTAGAGGATTTGAGGAGAATGGACGAAGTGAATGTTAAGGAGCTGAGTAAATTGCAGAGAATCCCAGAGACACAATTGAAGTTCATTTTAGATGCTTGGAATCAGATTGTTGAGTGTAGGAGAGTGTTAAAATGGACTTATGCTTATGGATTTTACTTTCCTAATGAGGAGCAAACGAAAAGGCGGTTTTTCGAGTACTTGCAAGGACAGGCAGAAACTGGTTTGGAGAGACTTCACCATTGTGCAGAGAAGGAACTGGAGATTTATTTGAATGTTGAAGAAAGTGATTCCAAAGCATTTTATGATTTCCGTAGAAAGCTTACGGGTTTGACTAGTGTGACTAAGAATTACTTTGAGAATTTAGTTAGAGCACTTGAGAATGGTCTTGAAGATGTGGATTCTCTTAATGCAAAATAA
- the LOC138910777 gene encoding uncharacterized protein, whose protein sequence is MDSDPSEIMGSIEKDPSEDPYESSVQVVSISPVADEVRGVPTSPRPLVSLSRPIDQGIRGVVHGLAQPGSPQAQNYVKVFADTDSSEVPDSPQSWESVNHGLSVYVMVYAEEEDSSRAKRRKIKDDVWAFKRRNFMNCKRLEYPCKLTQKGAKFQWTDACKRSFQALKDRLTSAPVLTLPEGTDGYIIYCDASGVGLGYVLMQHDSGGIGITIQDTATSSLVTEVKERQYEDHMLVHYRDTTPHKEKTPFEITKDGVLRYRGQLCVLNVAGLRRQVMGETHYSRYSIHPGETKMYHDIMEAMEIPTWKWKVINMDFIVGLPRTQRKFDPIWVIVDRLTKLAHLLPVRTTYSAEDYARLYIKEIVRLHGVPISIISDRGAQFTGLRTQVSPMKGVMRFGKKGKLIPQYIGPYRVIRKVGQVAYELDLPSDLESVHPVFHVSMLRKCIVDPSIIVSVDDVQVTEQLSYEETPIAILDRQVQRLRTKDVASVKVLWRNNNVEEITWEAEEDMKSRYPYLIPPPEKGPTETSQP, encoded by the exons ATGGATTCAGATCCATCGGAGATCATGGGTTCTATCGAGAAGGATCCATCTGAGGATCCATATGAGTCATCCGTTCAAGTAGTTTCGATTTCTCCGGTAGCAGATGAGGTGAGGGGAGTTCCGACCTCACCAAGGCCCTTAGTTTCATTATCAAGACCCATTGATCAGGGTATAAGGGGAGTGGTGCATGGATTGGCACAACCGGGTTCCCCTCAGGCTCAAAACTATGTCAAGGTATTTGCGGACACCGACTCTTCTGAGGTTCCAGATAGTCCACAGTCTTGGGAGTCCGTCAATCATGGTTTATCAGTGTATGTTATGGTATATGCAGAGGAAGAGGATAGTAGTCGGGCCAAGAGAAGGAAG ataaaggatgacgtttgggcttTTAAAAGGAGGAATTTCATGAATTGTAAAAGATTAGAATACCCATGTAAGTTGACTCaaaagggagctaagtttcagtggactgatgcttgcaaacggagtttccaggcattgaaggacagattaacttcagcaccggttctaacgctcccagaagggaccgatggttatattatatattgtgatgcctcgggcGTTGGGTTGGGTTatgtactgatgcagcatg ACTCAGGTGGtattggaattactattcaggatacgGCAACATCCTcgttagtaactgaagtgaaggaacgccagtacgaggatcatatgttagttcattatagggataccaCCCCTCATAAGGAGAAGACACCGTTTGAGATTACAaaagatggggtcctcagatatcgaggacaATTATGTGTCCTTAATGTTGCAGGGCTGcgtcggcaggttatgggagaaactcactattctcgttattctatccatccaggagaaacaaagatgtatcatgatatcatggAG gctatggagattccgacttggaaatggaaagtaattaatatggatttcatcgtaggcttacctcgtacccagcgtaagttcgatccTATATGGGtaattgttgatagacttacaaaattagCCCATCTTctgcccgttaggactacatattccgcagaggattatgcaaggctttatattaaggagatagtacgactgcatggtgtccctatctctattatctcggatcgaggagctcaatttacaggATTaaggactcag gtatcaccaatgaaaggtgtcatgaggttcggtaagaaaggaaaacttatccCTCAGTACATCGGACCATATAGggtcatacgcaaggtaggccaggtagcatatgagttagacttgccttcggacttggaatctgtacatccagtctttcatgtgtctatgctccgtaaatgtatcGTAGATCCTTCCATAATCGTGTCAGTTGACgacgttcaggtcacagagcagctatcatatgaagaaactcCCATTGCCATATTAGACAGACAGGTtcagagattgagaactaaagacgtagcttcggtaaaagtactttggagaaacaacaatgtggaagaaataacttgggaggccgaggaagacatgaagtctagatatccGTACTTAATTCCTCCTCCAGAGAAGGgtccgactgagacatcacaaccttaa